From the genome of Populus trichocarpa isolate Nisqually-1 chromosome 15, P.trichocarpa_v4.1, whole genome shotgun sequence, one region includes:
- the LOC7462485 gene encoding mitogen-activated protein kinase 9 → MGGSGTLVDGIRRWFQRRTNHNNHDHINNINKTTSSNVSSSGCPQSSVNVKEGIKGTEEEQLTVIEDFDISDLKLIRVPKRFHFPPGSTMGLQKKGSAEADFFTEYGEASQYQVQEVIGKGSYGVVGSAIDSHTGERVAIKKINDVFEHVSDATRILREIKLLRLLRHPDIVEIKHIMLPPSRREFKDIYVVFELMESDLHQVIKANDDLTPEHYQFFLYQLLRGLKYIHTANVFHRDLKPKNILANADCKLKICDFGLARVSFNDAPSAILWTDYVATRWYRAPELCGSFFSKYTPAIDIWSIGCIFAEMLTGKPLFPGKNVVHQLDLMTDLLGTPPPESISKIRNEKARRYLSNMRKKPPVPFPQKFPNVDPLALRLLEGLLAFDPKDRPTAEEALANPYFNGLSNVECEPSTQPISKLEFEFERRKITKDDVRELIYREILEYHPQMLKEYLRGGEQTSFMYPSGVDRFKRQFAHLEEHYGKGERSTPLQRQHASLPRERVPAPKDETAAQSTDIERQTAPSIAKSLKSLPGLQQADGSEDVTVAAQNGSSKPNYSNRSLLKSSSISASKCVVVKPKGDSEEMIKEVSDEDVNDLSQKVATL, encoded by the exons ATGGGTGGGAGTGGAACGCTAGTGGACGGTATTCGTCGATGGTTTCAACGCCGAACCAACCATAACAATCATGAtcacattaataatattaacaaaactaCTTCTTCTAATGTTAGTAGTAGTGGTTGTCCACAATCATCGGTAAATGTAAAGGAGGGAATAAAGGGGACAGAGGAAGAGCAGCTGACTGTGATTGAGGATTTTGATATTTCTGATCTTAAACTTATTAGAGTTCCTAAACGCTTCCATTTCCCTCCTGGTTCTACCATGGGTCTTCAGAAGAAG GGCTCGGCAGAGGCAGATTTCTTCACCGAGTATGGAGAGGCTAGTCAATACCAAGTACAAGAAGTCATTGGAAAAGGTAGTTATGGTGTTGTTGGCTCTGCAATTGACTCTCATACTGGAGAAAGGGTTGCAATCAAGAAgattaatgatgtttttgagCATGTTTCTGATGCCACACGTATTCTGAGAGAAATTAAACTCCTTCGGTTGCTTCGTCATCCTGATATTGTAGAAATAAAGCATATCATGCTTCCTCCTTCACGCAGGGAATTCAAAGATATCTATGTTGTTTTTGAGTTGATGGAATCTGACCTTCACCAAGTAATTAAGGCAAATGATGATCTTACACCCGAGcattatcaatttttcttgtaccAGCTTCTTCGTGGTCTTAAATATATACATACAG CAAATGTGTTTCATCGAGATTTAAAGCCAAAAAACATTCTTGCTAATGCCGACTGCAAACTGAAGATATGCGATTTTGGTCTTGCTAGAGTATCTTTCAATGATGCCCCATCAGCTATTCTTTGGACA GACTATGTAGCTACTAGATGGTATCGTGCTCCTGAACTCTGTGGCTCTTTTTTCTCCAAA TACACTCCTGCAATTGATATTTGGAGCATTGGATGTATATTTGCTGAAATGCTCACAGGAAAACCACTTTTTCCTGGTAAAAACGTGGTTCACCAGTTGGATCTTATGACTGATTTGCTGGGCACTCCACCTCCTGAATCTATTTCAAAG ATTCGGAATGAAAAGGCAAGGAGGTATCTTAGTAACATGCGGAAGAAACCACCAGTTCCATTCCCTCAAAAGTTCCCTAATGTAGATCCATTGGCTCTTCGCCTACTGGAGGGCCTGCTTGCATTTGATCCTAAAGATCGTCCGACAGCTGAAGAG GCTTTAGCAAATCCTTACTTTAATGGTTTGTCAAATGTCGAGTGTGAGCCCTCCACTCAACCTATTTCAAAATTGGAGTTTGAGTTTGAGAGgaggaaaataacaaaagatgATGTAAGGGAACTGATCTACCGAGAG ATACTAGAGTATCACCCGCAGATGCTGAAGGAGTACCTTCGAGGTGGAGAGCAGACAAGCTTTATGTACCCAAG TGGCGTTGATCGATTCAAGCGACAATTTGCACATCTTGAGGAGCACTATGGTAAAGGGGAAAGAAGCACTCCACTCCAAAGACAGCATGCTTCCTTGCCTAG AGAGCGGGTTCCTGCTCCCAAGGATGAGACAGCAGCTCAAAGCACTGATATTGAGAGGCAAACTGCACCATCTATTGCAAAATCTCTTAAAAGTCTCCCAGGATTGCAGCAAGCAGATGGTTCAGAGGATGTGACAGTCGCTGCACAAAATGGATCTAGCAAGCCAAACTACAGTAACCGAAGCCTATTGAAGAGTTCCAGCATCAGTGCCTCCAAATGTGTGGTTGTGAAACCAAAAGGAGATTCAGAA GAGATGATTAAAGAGGTCAGTGATGAGGATGTCAACGACTTGTCTCAGAAGGTTGCAACCTTGTAG